In the Calditrichota bacterium genome, one interval contains:
- a CDS encoding T9SS type A sorting domain-containing protein — protein sequence MKKVFQIIIISLAPILLLGTDVNVDASQKNAPNMRKIFDIFRSANRAPEGRLKEINSQMVRTFPPLSIEGFGTLFDVIRGTAPDTTYHWGFVDSWVGPILEEGGTVNLGYCYMPLALGDDQKGPPRDYDLWEDFNYNWAKYFNTKYGITSFEIWNEPDYGEFFSGSKSEYFEMYKYAVKGIKRAVPDARVGGPALAENPDNWIGPMLDFIIDNNLPIHFVSYHAQDNRDGFDDKGSKYHNRYKDILDELNARGMDSVEIHLNEFSYELDPGQGSKYDKVECAAWFASSFKFMLNEMPRLALFNKTITNNGELAEKWKYNGLVTTGNIPKAKYNLFKMYSKMPFSGIDVNVGNSNIDAMASVNDSVAGVMIWNKQDNTEEFTLNLANLPFIADSVQVFLIDPEHSSYFDDESTKELEKIETIALDKASYSDARTMLNHAIYLFLFKGSEQVSAINKPEYAVPEQYSLTNYPNPFNPTTTIAYQLKASGDVVLTVYDVMGRKVKTLVDNHQQSGSYEIIFDASGLASGVYYYQMDVTTSTASGSRIKQIKKMLLIQ from the coding sequence ATGAAAAAAGTTTTTCAGATTATTATAATATCTTTAGCACCAATTTTGCTTTTGGGAACAGATGTCAATGTTGATGCATCTCAAAAAAATGCTCCCAACATGCGCAAAATATTTGATATTTTCCGGTCTGCTAACCGCGCTCCGGAAGGCCGCCTTAAAGAAATAAACAGTCAGATGGTCCGTACATTTCCACCATTGTCAATTGAAGGATTTGGAACACTTTTTGATGTAATCAGGGGCACTGCACCTGATACAACATATCATTGGGGATTTGTTGATTCGTGGGTTGGGCCAATTTTGGAAGAAGGTGGCACAGTTAATTTGGGGTATTGCTATATGCCTTTGGCGCTTGGTGATGATCAAAAAGGCCCGCCAAGGGATTATGACCTCTGGGAAGATTTTAATTATAATTGGGCAAAATACTTTAATACAAAATATGGTATCACATCTTTTGAGATTTGGAACGAACCGGATTATGGGGAGTTTTTTAGCGGCAGTAAAAGTGAATATTTTGAAATGTATAAGTACGCAGTTAAGGGTATTAAGCGGGCGGTTCCAGATGCAAGAGTTGGCGGTCCTGCACTCGCAGAAAATCCGGATAACTGGATTGGTCCGATGCTCGATTTTATAATTGACAATAACCTGCCCATCCATTTTGTTTCTTATCATGCGCAGGATAACCGGGATGGTTTTGATGATAAAGGCAGCAAATATCATAATCGCTATAAAGATATTTTGGACGAGCTTAATGCGCGTGGAATGGATAGCGTTGAGATTCATTTAAATGAGTTTTCATACGAGTTGGACCCGGGGCAGGGAAGTAAATATGATAAAGTGGAATGCGCCGCCTGGTTTGCCAGTTCTTTTAAATTTATGTTAAATGAAATGCCGCGCCTGGCACTGTTTAACAAAACAATTACAAATAATGGTGAGTTGGCTGAAAAATGGAAATACAACGGACTTGTTACAACCGGAAATATTCCTAAAGCAAAATATAATCTATTTAAAATGTATTCTAAAATGCCATTTTCAGGCATCGATGTAAATGTTGGCAATTCCAATATCGATGCGATGGCCTCCGTAAATGATTCTGTGGCCGGAGTTATGATTTGGAACAAACAGGATAATACGGAAGAGTTTACTTTAAACCTGGCTAATCTCCCTTTTATTGCAGACTCTGTTCAAGTCTTTTTGATAGACCCGGAACATTCATCTTATTTTGATGATGAAAGCACCAAGGAGTTGGAAAAGATAGAAACAATAGCGCTTGACAAAGCTTCCTACTCTGATGCGCGCACGATGCTCAACCACGCAATTTATCTGTTTTTATTTAAAGGAAGTGAACAAGTTTCGGCAATTAATAAACCGGAGTATGCAGTTCCGGAGCAATATTCTTTAACAAACTATCCTAACCCATTTAACCCAACAACAACGATTGCATACCAGCTAAAGGCAAGTGGAGATGTCGTATTGACTGTATATGATGTTATGGGAAGAAAAGTTAAAACCTTGGTTGATAACCATCAGCAAAGCGGCAGTTATGAAATTATTTTTGATGCTTCTGGCCTTGCAAGCGGGGTTTATTATTATCAAATGGATGTCACCACTTCTACAGCTTCTGGATCCAGGATAAAGCAAATAAAAAAAATGCTGCTTATTCAGTAA
- a CDS encoding outer membrane beta-barrel protein has product MSGFFKITIILVFFSLQVNAQQSDKVKFELSPHTGFMDGSGQFGLDASMNYKSFNLEFSGAQVIGETADLYPLNVNLLFNLATKGKMIPYGGVGVGLLLTVPSTTIGNKTLSNIGMNFGGGVRFYFTDTFGVRLGANQFLTNIKNKRDENEELLIFQEVTLGVIFVFK; this is encoded by the coding sequence ATGTCAGGCTTTTTTAAGATAACCATAATTTTAGTTTTCTTCTCTTTGCAGGTAAATGCCCAACAAAGTGATAAAGTGAAGTTCGAGCTTTCACCTCATACAGGCTTTATGGATGGCAGCGGCCAATTTGGTTTGGATGCATCGATGAATTACAAATCGTTTAACCTTGAATTTTCCGGGGCTCAGGTAATTGGCGAAACAGCAGATTTATATCCCTTAAATGTAAACCTGTTATTCAATCTCGCGACAAAAGGAAAAATGATTCCATACGGCGGGGTTGGTGTTGGGTTATTGCTAACAGTTCCATCGACAACAATTGGTAATAAAACGCTTTCAAATATTGGAATGAATTTTGGCGGCGGAGTGCGGTTTTATTTCACAGATACATTTGGCGTTCGCCTGGGCGCAAACCAATTTTTGACAAATATTAAAAATAAACGAGACGAAAATGAAGAGTTGTTAATTTTTCAGGAAGTGACTTTGGGTGTAATTTTTGTATTTAAATAG